Proteins encoded within one genomic window of bacterium:
- a CDS encoding C39 family peptidase — MKFSRTAVLVVFLFLLLPCWGKMTKDIINKPEVDSFSTENPIDLPVPHFLEYGADIGVYSGAMTCGPCSLEMCAAYLQQRDPCFDYVKRFNALLEPERANDDYFLRHGRNTSCGEVARIASQLYGFEGIEVVGYSWERVLQELEKSAPVIVSLSYGKIPQRYDKGYTGGHFLVVCGIEGDEVICQDPDYPQDKVRYPLVDINRAAKGWSMVIGFEPLQVVEQKRQGGRWQIVFNFNLQCANPEAEIEGKTLFLPLSDQQQKLNLEVESADSRIWTGEVVLPRSLYEVEMQKPLLDLENSYFCGERPGLPLLAETIGIQLWVLDQVGNHLLVIQRIYVFNIGLVEEGGIGKRDCWESVSVRDVILEEQDNPRYRGFGFGDGIVTVYKVLDNYPEGTREVGVEYYLEKNPFYGIIEGKVIFRDKETGRGLRLVRVRERSTVPPWPEVVTPEDVEEVRRQAF; from the coding sequence TTGAAGTTCTCACGGACCGCGGTGTTAGTAGTTTTTTTGTTCTTGCTTTTGCCTTGTTGGGGCAAGATGACAAAAGATATAATAAACAAGCCGGAGGTAGACTCTTTCTCCACTGAAAATCCCATAGATCTACCTGTTCCTCATTTTTTGGAATATGGAGCTGACATAGGAGTGTACAGCGGGGCTATGACTTGTGGCCCTTGTTCACTGGAGATGTGTGCTGCTTATCTTCAGCAGCGTGATCCTTGTTTTGACTATGTAAAAAGATTCAATGCTTTGCTTGAGCCTGAAAGGGCTAATGACGATTACTTTTTGCGGCACGGAAGGAATACGAGCTGTGGCGAAGTGGCGCGTATTGCTTCCCAGCTTTATGGATTTGAAGGTATAGAGGTGGTTGGCTATTCATGGGAAAGAGTTTTGCAGGAGCTAGAAAAGTCTGCTCCTGTGATTGTTAGTTTGAGCTATGGAAAAATACCCCAGCGGTATGATAAGGGCTATACTGGCGGACACTTCTTAGTTGTCTGCGGTATTGAGGGGGATGAGGTAATTTGTCAGGATCCTGATTATCCCCAAGATAAAGTGCGTTATCCTCTTGTTGACATCAACAGGGCCGCTAAAGGCTGGTCAATGGTTATTGGCTTTGAGCCCTTGCAGGTAGTTGAACAAAAAAGGCAGGGGGGACGTTGGCAGATAGTGTTTAATTTTAACTTGCAATGTGCAAATCCAGAGGCAGAAATCGAGGGTAAAACTCTGTTTTTACCCTTATCTGATCAGCAGCAAAAATTGAATCTTGAAGTGGAGTCTGCTGATAGTCGTATCTGGACAGGAGAGGTTGTTTTGCCTCGTTCTCTTTATGAAGTAGAGATGCAAAAACCTCTCTTGGATTTGGAGAATAGTTATTTTTGTGGTGAAAGACCTGGTTTGCCCCTTTTGGCTGAAACCATAGGGATTCAGTTGTGGGTTTTGGATCAGGTGGGTAATCACCTGCTAGTTATCCAGCGGATTTATGTTTTTAATATTGGCCTAGTTGAGGAGGGAGGCATAGGAAAGAGAGATTGTTGGGAGAGCGTGAGTGTCAGAGATGTAATTTTAGAAGAGCAAGATAACCCGAGATACAGAGGGTTTGGTTTTGGAGATGGCATAGTTACTGTATATAAGGTATTGGATAATTATCCTGAAGGGACTAGAGAGGTAGGTGTGGAGTATTATCTAGAAAAGAATCCTTTCTATGGCATTATTGAAGGTAAGGTTATTTTCAGAGATAAAGAGACAGGAAGGGGGTTGCGGTTAGTAAGAGTCAGAGAGAGATCCACAGTTCCTCCTTGGCCAGAGGTCGTGACCCCTGAGGATGTAGAAGAAGTGAGGCGGCAAGCTTTTTGA
- a CDS encoding helix-turn-helix transcriptional regulator, whose translation MIDNKLGRKIEKLRTGLGLSQDELARKADVPYTTLTKIETGVIKKPSVYVVAKIAKALNISIEELIK comes from the coding sequence ATGATAGACAATAAATTAGGGAGGAAGATTGAAAAGTTAAGAACTGGTCTTGGTTTATCTCAAGACGAGCTTGCCCGTAAAGCTGATGTACCTTACACGACTTTAACCAAGATTGAGACAGGTGTTATTAAAAAACCTTCGGTATATGTAGTGGCGAAGATTGCAAAGGCGTTGAATATTTCAATCGAGGAATTAATAAAGTAA